In Desulfovibrio sp. TomC, the following proteins share a genomic window:
- the cbiR gene encoding cobamide remodeling phosphodiesterase CbiR — protein sequence MMLQKCNSRFSWRLAAPSCVWPETALVNCRRLARNVPEVGLYLLELHSCLAYGPGDLPQKTYGLTYHLHLPLDLPWRLGGDTVYAVMEGLLDMTAHLNPWAFVLHPPADAGALADFVRAFAAGGRDPATLLLENTDTASPADNLALARELGCGLCLDLGHMLAMGHKLPTDDPGLIAKTAMLHVYSPFGSEGPPKDRTHLHRTLTCLSPEGRDLLAWMLGNLTPRTLVLEIFAPIHLVESLACIEAISDAVTPPVAGNAA from the coding sequence ATGATGTTACAAAAATGCAACTCCCGTTTTTCCTGGCGTCTGGCTGCCCCGAGCTGCGTGTGGCCGGAAACCGCCCTGGTCAATTGCCGCCGGCTGGCCCGCAATGTTCCCGAAGTCGGCCTCTACCTTCTGGAGCTGCACTCGTGCCTGGCCTATGGCCCAGGCGACCTGCCGCAAAAGACCTACGGTCTGACCTATCATCTCCACCTGCCCCTTGATCTGCCCTGGCGGCTTGGCGGCGACACGGTCTATGCCGTGATGGAAGGCCTGCTCGACATGACGGCCCACTTAAACCCCTGGGCCTTCGTGCTCCATCCCCCGGCCGATGCCGGGGCGCTGGCCGATTTTGTCCGGGCCTTTGCCGCCGGCGGCCGCGACCCGGCCACGTTGCTCTTGGAAAATACCGACACCGCCTCCCCGGCCGACAATCTGGCCCTGGCCCGGGAACTGGGCTGCGGCCTGTGCCTGGACCTCGGCCACATGCTGGCCATGGGCCATAAGCTGCCGACCGACGACCCCGGGCTCATAGCCAAAACGGCCATGCTCCACGTCTATTCGCCCTTTGGCTCAGAAGGCCCGCCCAAGGACCGCACCCACCTGCACCGCACGCTCACCTGCCTGTCGCCGGAAGGCCGCGACCTGCTGGCCTGGATGCTCGGCAACCTGACGCCAAGGACCCTGGTGCTGGAAATTTTTGCGCCCATTCATCTGGTGG